In the Clostridium sp. 'White wine YQ' genome, TCCTGGCGTCTTGTCCTTAACGAAAACTGAATCTTCTGCTGGACTAATATGTACTCTAGCTGCTGCAATTTGTGGAAAACCTTTTATAGTTTTTTCTAATTCTCCTTGTAGCATTCTAACCTTTTCTACTTTAAACTCCTCATCTGTCATACCAAATGAGCTAGCATTGTCCATTATTTCATAACCTTTGCTACCAGTTGATATTTGAGAAGCTAATTGTAATCTTAGTTCATCTACTTGTGCCTTTGGAACTAAGATGGATTGACCTGAAACCTTGTAATCTACTTTACCATCCTTTAACTTAGTTGTAACAGTGGACGCATCCTCAGATTCTAGATTGGAGAATAATACGCCATACTTATTTTTGCTTGAATAATAACTAAATGTTATTACCCCAACCAAAATTGCTACAACAGCAATAACCAGAGAAATCTTAACCCCTTTTGGAAAGGAGCTTATCTTATCTCGCAGCTTTTTAATTACGTCTTTAATTCTACCCATTTACTGCACTCCTTACCATTATATCTGCATTCTATTTAACTCTTGTATTGCATCCACTATCTTATTTCTAACTTGTACTGCTAAATCTAATGACATTTTAGCTTCTTCTTGAGATAACATTACGTCCTCAATATTTACATCCTCACCTTTGACCATTGCATCAGTCATATTGTTAGCATTAACTTGCTTATCATTAACTTCTTGAAGTTTATCCTTTAGTACCTTTAAAAAGTCATCACCAGTTGTACTAGTTTTAGTATTAGTGGGTTCAGTACTTTTAAATATATCCGTATTTGGTATAAAACTATTTATCTTCATTTATAATATCCCCCTATTTACCAATTTCTAAGGCTTTCATAAACATAGTTTTGTTAGCGTTTAACGTATCTACGTTTGCTTCATACGATCTTGAAGCTGAAATCATATCTGCCATTTCATTTAATATATTCACGTTTGGCATCGTAACATATCCATCTGCATCCGCGTCAGGATTAGTTGGGTCATATTCTTTCCTTAATGGTGATTTGTCATCAACAATCCCAACTGCCTTAACTCCATTAAGTTGTTTTTTATCATCTAATGCCTCTTGAAAAACAGCTATTTTTCTTACATAAGGCTTCCCATTTTCGCCTCTAGAAGTATTAACATTGGCAATATTTGAAGATATTGTATCCATTCTTAATCTCTCAGCTGAAAGGCCTGATGCACTTATTCTTAATGAATTAAACATACTCATTGCTATCTACCTCCACTAGTAATTACATACTTTGTATTATTCAATTTATTACTTGCAGATGTTACTAGTGCATTGTACATCATGGTATTCGCTGCTTGATTTGCCTTTTCAATATCAAGATCAACATTATTCCCATCAACTCTCATACTAGTAGATTCATCTTTCACTACATCTGGGCCTTCCCCTGAATTTTCTCCAGGAATATGCTTAGAATTTGTGGTTTTAAGTCCAATATCATTTAACGATTGTTGGAACTTGTCCTCAAAATTAACATAACTTCTTTTAAACCCTTTTGTATTAATATTCGCTATATTATTAGAAATTACTTTTCCTCTAAGTGAAGCTGCTTTTAATCCATCTTTTAACAAATTATACGAATAATCGCTAGAAACATTTAAGTTATTTTCCATAATTCCTTCCATACCCCCAATAAATTTTTCATTTTTTCAAAATTTATTTATTTCTATTTAATATTCTATAATACATTTACTATTTAATTATAAATAAAACCTAAACAAAATTCCATGTAAATATTTGTAAATACGTAGTTTTTTTTGTAATTTTTTTGTTATTTTTTTTATTTCATATTAGTTTAGCAACTTTTAATACTTCCGATACAACATTTTATTACATTTTTTCTGAATTTTCTGACACCTAGAGCTGAAATGACAAATATTGAGTATGAAGTGTAATTTACGAATATTCTGTCTTTTCAACTTAATATGATATGTTTCTAAGTAGTTCATTCTAAAACTACAAATTATTGCATTTTTCTCTTCCGCTCTACATACTTGACCTTTAATAATAATTTATCTTTTGTTTAATTTATTTATATAATAGTAGATAAAAATAACCCCCAGTTAATAAAATAGTTTTAAGTTTAAAAAACTACTTCAGTGGAGGTCTGTGTCGTATCTTCATGATAATAATAAACCACCTTGAATAAAAAAAATACTGGGAGTTCGAGGCAGTATTCCTGTGAAATCCAATTATTAATACGTATTTATGTGCTTTTGCGTGATTTATACGTAAAAATGTACATATAAATTCCAAGTTCACCATCATATATGCAAACTTGACAACTTAAACACAGTCTTATTCTTTTTTCCATTAAACAAATAAAGAGATTAATAACTTTAAGTTATTAATCTCTTTTAAACAAACTATTTTATTCTTTCCAAAATCTTTAAAACATCCTGAGGCATATTGTTACTTTGTGCCATTAGCGATAACGATGAATTAATTAATAAGCCTTCTTTTGAATATTCCATCATTTCATTTGCTACATCCGCATCTCTAAGATTCGAATCTGCTTTTTCAGCTGAGTCTGTAATTGTATTTAGTGACTCACCTAATGATTCAAATTTATTTTCAATTGCTCCATATTTGCTTCTAATTGAATTCACCCTTGAAATAGCTGAATCAACTATACTAATATTCTTATAATTTGGATTTGTACTTGTTACATCTATATCATCAACATAAAATGATCCTTCAATTCCAATTACCTTTGTATTTACATTAAAGGTTGGTATCTTTGCTGTTTCACCAACATTGGCTCCAACTACAGTCTTAATATAATTCGGATATCCATTATGATCTACACTTACGTCACCTATTAATTTATTGCCATTAAATTCAGTATCTTTAGCAACGGAATTAATATGAGCTTTTAACTGATCTATTTCTTTTTGTATTGCAATCTTATCATCATCATTCACAGTATCAGTAACACCTTGAACCATAAGTTCTTTTATTCTCGTAAGTGACTCTGATACATTTCCAAGAGCTCCATCAAATGTTTGCATCATCGATACGCCATCTTGCAGATTTTTTTGTGCCATGGAGATTCCCCTGATTTGCATTCTTAAACTTTCAGATTTCCCTAACACATTTGGATTATCTCTAGCTGAATTCACCTTATATCCAGTTGATATATTATTAATCTCTTTTGATTGCGCACTTAAATGCTTCGTGTAATTCTCATATATGTTAATAGACATCATATTTCTGTTTAATCTCATATCATCACTCCAATACACTTAGTTATCAAGTTTATCGAGTGATTTACATAAAACTTTAGAAGAATAAGTATTTTTTTATTAGTGTTCTCAATTCTTTAAACTCATTCTCATAAACTGAACTTGCTATTAAAGACATTAATTTAAAATCTTCTTCTGAATCTATATCAAGTACTCCACAATCCTTCATCAAGAATATTCCACACTCTCCTTCAAGTGGACTATTTTTAATCTTCTTTGCCAAACTATTTCTGTCATAACAATAAATTGATGCATTCATATCATAAACAGCAGGTGCTTGTTGTCTTGTAACGTAATTTGCTTCTTTTACCTTTTTTACTTTTCCATTTATAACTTCAACCATATTGAAATATGGATTCCTTCTAGAATGAGTTACAGAGAAAACTACATCTAAGTGCTTATTTTTAACCATTTCATTAATAGAATTCTGCAAATCCTCTACTGTTCTAATAGGCGAAGTAATATCTAAATCTAGTACATAGTCATATTTAACTTGTTTATTATTTTCTATCATATCGACAGTATGTTTAATTACATGAATTTTAGGAGTATCATCCTTACCTAATTCATTAGGTCTTTCTACTATATTTATATTTTTAAATTTTCCAGCTAATTCTATAAGTTCTTTACTATCGCTATTTACTGCTATATCGATATCAGTGTGATTACAGCTTTCTTTAAACTTATTTGCAATTGCCATTGTATAATATACTAAAGGATAACCTAAAAATTCTCTTATATTTTTATTTTTAACACCCTTTGAACCTGCTCTACCACAAATTGTTATTAAAATCTTCATTTTCTTCTGACTCCTTAATCAATCTCAACACTTTTAGTCCTTTATATATGTTATTTTCATTACCCATTCCGTTACATACTATATCGAAAAAATACTTTATCTCCTCTTCATAAATATAGTTATTATCATAATCATATTTTTGCATTGTATTATCTATAGAATTATATACTGTTTTATTTATAAAATCACCTTTAATCATTCCACTTTCAGTGATTACTTCTACTTCTCTTCTCCACTTTTTTCCGAAATAATCCAAATGTAATTCAATAAATATATTATTGGTTCTAGCAATATAAATTGAAATATCTTCACAATTAACTTCTAAGTTAGAAATCTTATCTTGGAAATTATGTATTTTTTCAGGATAACCCACTAAATCACATATATAATCCCATTCATGTATGCAGTCGATTGATACACCTCCGCCTCTATTTTTGTGTGCACTATAGATATCTCTATAATCACAATCTTTTCGCCACTCTGGAAGGTATGTTGAGCATATTGATCTAACACTATGAATCTTTTCTGATTTAAGTAGCTCCTTTATCTTCATATAAACTTGAGTATAACGCAATGGAGCTGCGACATATATCTTATCCATATTATCTTTATTAATAAATGAAATATCATATTTATAATCATCAAATACTGGTTTCTCTAAAAATATATTTTCCCCTATATTTATAACCTTCCTTAAAGTATCATAATGTAGATTAGTAGGGTTAGTTATAAAAATACAATCATAAAAATCATCTATATCTTCATAGGAAAAGAATACTTTATCAATTCCTTC is a window encoding:
- the fliE gene encoding flagellar hook-basal body complex protein FliE, translating into MKINSFIPNTDIFKSTEPTNTKTSTTGDDFLKVLKDKLQEVNDKQVNANNMTDAMVKGEDVNIEDVMLSQEEAKMSLDLAVQVRNKIVDAIQELNRMQI
- the flgC gene encoding flagellar basal body rod protein FlgC — translated: MSMFNSLRISASGLSAERLRMDTISSNIANVNTSRGENGKPYVRKIAVFQEALDDKKQLNGVKAVGIVDDKSPLRKEYDPTNPDADADGYVTMPNVNILNEMADMISASRSYEANVDTLNANKTMFMKALEIGK
- the flgB gene encoding flagellar basal body rod protein FlgB translates to MEGIMENNLNVSSDYSYNLLKDGLKAASLRGKVISNNIANINTKGFKRSYVNFEDKFQQSLNDIGLKTTNSKHIPGENSGEGPDVVKDESTSMRVDGNNVDLDIEKANQAANTMMYNALVTSASNKLNNTKYVITSGGR
- a CDS encoding flagellin, whose protein sequence is MRLNRNMMSINIYENYTKHLSAQSKEINNISTGYKVNSARDNPNVLGKSESLRMQIRGISMAQKNLQDGVSMMQTFDGALGNVSESLTRIKELMVQGVTDTVNDDDKIAIQKEIDQLKAHINSVAKDTEFNGNKLIGDVSVDHNGYPNYIKTVVGANVGETAKIPTFNVNTKVIGIEGSFYVDDIDVTSTNPNYKNISIVDSAISRVNSIRSKYGAIENKFESLGESLNTITDSAEKADSNLRDADVANEMMEYSKEGLLINSSLSLMAQSNNMPQDVLKILERIK
- a CDS encoding acylneuraminate cytidylyltransferase family protein; translation: MKILITICGRAGSKGVKNKNIREFLGYPLVYYTMAIANKFKESCNHTDIDIAVNSDSKELIELAGKFKNINIVERPNELGKDDTPKIHVIKHTVDMIENNKQVKYDYVLDLDITSPIRTVEDLQNSINEMVKNKHLDVVFSVTHSRRNPYFNMVEVINGKVKKVKEANYVTRQQAPAVYDMNASIYCYDRNSLAKKIKNSPLEGECGIFLMKDCGVLDIDSEEDFKLMSLIASSVYENEFKELRTLIKKYLFF
- a CDS encoding Gfo/Idh/MocA family oxidoreductase; translation: MKILFIGLGSIGKRHLMNTKSLLDERGIHHEIHCIKSSKKVYDEGIDKVFFSYEDIDDFYDCIFITNPTNLHYDTLRKVINIGENIFLEKPVFDDYKYDISFINKDNMDKIYVAAPLRYTQVYMKIKELLKSEKIHSVRSICSTYLPEWRKDCDYRDIYSAHKNRGGGVSIDCIHEWDYICDLVGYPEKIHNFQDKISNLEVNCEDISIYIARTNNIFIELHLDYFGKKWRREVEVITESGMIKGDFINKTVYNSIDNTMQKYDYDNNYIYEEEIKYFFDIVCNGMGNENNIYKGLKVLRLIKESEENEDFNNNLW